From Vespula vulgaris chromosome 18, iyVesVulg1.1, whole genome shotgun sequence:
caCATGTGACAATAAATCGAATAGAAATATTCGTTTTCATCAACGAAGTAATAagctttaattatatttctcaaaGGACGAGACTCGTTTAAAGGTAGAATGACATCCATCAGACGTGGAAAAATTGGTGTAATAAGGAACATCGTCATgcaagtgtatatatatactataaaaaaGGTATCAATCTTCatctaagaaaagaaattattttctacaataaatatttatgaatatttacatatgtatccgaACGTGAGAAATTTCCCTTCGCTGGCAAATTGGTGCATGATATCCATTTCTTTTCGAGTTTCCAATATTTGCCAATTGTTAACAATGTGTTTCAAAAGATCTTGAATCTGCAAAAGTAATTtctacattaaaaatatattttacatttattgttacaattacaaaaaaaaaaaaaaaaaaaaaaaaaaaagtaatataagagagaagaaattacATGAAAAAAGGGAGCTGAAATATGAtcatttacaattatattgatttcaactattaaattaattacaagaaAACTTACTTTACTTTTCTGAATCTGATAggtgtaatatttaattgcgataatgataaaacaagATATAAATGGTATACTTTCGAGTATCACATCGATATTTCCATTACAGGAACAAATCAATGCTATCTGTCGATAATCTTATAGTTAACACAAtaacttaattaaaatttcattacatatacttacatacacatacacagtcatatattaaatttgttaataccTGTGTgataacaaaaattgtaaatataagaTTAACTATGAATCTACGAAAAAAACGATCATTCGAATTCTGATAAGGCCATTGCCCTATCAGCACTAACAGACGTTTGTTAACTTTATAGTAAGGGTGCTCAAAGGTGTCCATAACGTTTCGAAAGCATAAAGCATTCTAAAGTTATCGATGTAAGTACCCCTTTCACTGGGCAGATCGGCATAAAATAATCAGAgctcttttttctcatagAGAATCCCCTTCGTGTTACCTGCATATTGTATCACGTCGAATAGACAAGTATTAATTTGCTGTCAAGTGACTGtcaagaaaagatatttcccgattggaaaaagaaacttgaaagtatgtaattttctttaacttcaGAAAAGCTTCAGATCTTTGTTCCCTATACAAAATCaaatctattatttaattgattttttctctACGAATAAGTCTACTCACTACTGTCTTATCACATATTTAACACCGTGTATTCATTGTACTCTCATATCAATTTgtctttttaattacttagtgctgtatatgtattatactcTTAAACCAATATATGTTcttaatttcgtttttatatatttaattccaGTTAATACAATTCTAATCtaattttcaagaaagaagattttcaTGATCTTCAAACGAGAATTATCACCGTGTAAAGATTATTGCACGTGATTAGTCGATACCGACAAGTAACATGACAGAAAGGTCTATCTATATGTAAGTAATAACGTTgtattataactatataataactataagtaattaatatcattgacAGCTAATGCACCGATGAAATTACCATAAAATACGAAGTGGAAGTTTGCACgatctgaaaagaaaaattgatcgttgtgaaacaaacaaatttttgtataGAATTAGCATTTATAGTATCATACCGTCGAAAAGCTTTCTAAACAAAATATGAATGCTTTTCCAGCAGTTAAATAACATGGCTGGAGACTTCTACGgattactaataatattaatctgtGTATTTCGATTGGTGCCTCATACCACAGTCCGCTATAcctataaaaacaaaaatgattaatataaaaataaatgaataattatagaatatttagcattattatcaattatgtTACTAACgctttaatacatatatcgcTGCTATAATCGATTATCTTTTGACCAGGATAACACATGCAAAAAATGTGAACGAGTTGAGCAGCTGCAAAGGCTATATATCTGAACGCTTCACTCGATTTTTTCAACACTATTAGTATCTATAATAAGAATGCAAATGATTAAAGTGATTGATAcgatatctaaaaaaaaaaaaggaaaagaagacagGAAATAATTATGACTTACTTGATATAAAGAAAGACTCATACACACCAAACTCGAGCCAACttggaaaagtaaaaaaaacgaataagaagaTTCAATGAGTTCAGCGAACCTTTTGAAAAAAccgaaacaagaagaagaaaacaagaaaataaaaaaaaaatttaaccataattaaatatttaattacataaaattattaatctttatGTACTAACTCTAATGCCCTTTTATGTATTTCAATGGTACGAATGATATGTTCAAAGCATATCCTTCGAGAACGATGATCTAACAAAGTTGTCAAATCAGTTTGACTCTTTAACAAATGTTCCAGACGAAATCTGTAATCGATgaagttacaaaaaaaaaagaggaaattataatataaacaaaaattaattatgacATGATCTgacattttatgaaatatttgttacCCCACTGCTGTGAATATACCGCAAACGTGTGAGTTGAATACCAACAAAAGGATATCAGCTGATATTAATACTGTTATTCCAATAACGATTACTATGCTCATGTGAAAGTAGATTGGGAAGAAATGTTGATCTTCATCGATAAAATACTCGCTTTTAAATATTGGTCTCAAAGGTCGAGAGTCGTTTAATGGTACAATTACATCCATGATACATGGAAAAAATGGCATTAAAAGGAACAACGTCATGCACGAGTATATATATGCTGTAgatggtaaaaaaataatgttatctATGTAACAAGATTATTAGTGATAATCTATATTAAATGTCTGCGTATCTTACATGTATACAAAAAAGTTAACAATTGTCCTTCCTCGCTATATTCACGCATGatatcaatttcttctttgGACTCCCATAATTTCcaatgttttattatacgttcgaaaagatttttaatctatgacaaaataaaaaagattttcgtCGCATACATATTATTAGTGTATATCTCgattttaacgaaaagaagaaaagaatgtaatTATACAAACTCACATTATTTCTGGATATATAAAACATGGAATATTTGGAGATGATCGTTATCAATGAAGTTATAGGAGGTATAATTTCTATCAATGTATCAACGTTTCCATTAGTGTACAATAAGGATATCTATCGTTAAgtttacaagaaaaataaatatttaataaatgaatacatatgaatgtatatttaaGAATGATATATTACCTGAGTAACACCAAAACTAATCAGCAGGCTAATCACAAAGCACATACGAAAAACTCGATCGAACTTATCCTGATAAGGCCATTGTCCTACTAGTAACAAGAGACGTCTGTTAAGTCTATAATAAGGATGCTCGAAAATCTCCATGGTGTTTCAAAAGAATAAACTATACTGTAGTAatcgaagaaggaaggaagaaaggattTCCCTTGTTGGGAGGGATCAACATAAAATAATCAGAAAGCTATCTTTATCCGAAAATATGATTCTATAGTGTCAAAGAAAAGGGAACAAGTATCAATCATCCCTCTACTGGGTTTAACAGACAAATAAGATAGGTTTTTGAAGAATGAAACTTACTGTTAGACCAAAtggtatataattttcttgatGTCAAACGTCCAATGTATAGAAACGAGTAGTTGtcatagaatttattattcaatccCACTCGATACTGATTTTTTATGAGTGTATGTACCTATTGTATACTAGTCTCTTTGAACTATCATTTTATTGTACTTACTACTTTGTGTTCtttttcgtcgaaagaaaaatatcgaagattaTACTCCAaggtaaattcttttttttgatttctgtATGAAAGCTCAAATTGCAATTACATAATTGTAgatattctaattttcttaattttcttttttttttttacattcaatttagtacattttcttttcttctttattgttttttcttttttttttttacgtacaaTTTAGTACACGGATGTGATAAATAGAACGATTATCTTAAACTATTTTAAAACTAtaaactattaatattattattattattatattgataattaatggACCGATGAAATTACCATAAAATAAGAAGTAGCAGTTTGTAAAAtcttgaaatgaaaaaaataatatcaataattattactaaataaattttatacattgtaatttatattaataattatattgtccATACCGTTGCAAAAGTttctaaacaaaatataaatatttttccagCAGTCAAATAAGATGGTTCCAAACTTTTTCGTATTACCAATATCAACAATTTATGTATCGACAATGGTGCTTCATACCATAATCCATTATATCTATAAACAAATATCGGTTTGTattgaaaatagaatattaatatcaaaattagtATTATACTTACGCTTTAATACGTATATCAGTGCTATAATCAATCATTCTTTGACCAGGATAACACATACAGAAAAGGTGAAGCAATTGAGCAACTGCAAAATTGAAATACCTAAATGCTTCTGCTCTATTTTCCACAACTATCAACATCTATACATagagaatacaaaaatattagaagTATTACCtaacaacaaagaaaaaaaaaaggaagaaattaacAATTACTTCGAACAAAGAGATACTCATGCATATCAAACTCAAGCCAGCTTGTAGAAGTAACGACACCGAGTAAAAAGACTCAATGAGTTCGGCAAACcttcccaaaaaaaaaaaaaatatgaaaaagaaaaaggaacaaacgttaattagattttttacataattatataatgttcTTATATACAGGTAGGgctaaaaattcttaaatgtttacaaaaaagtttacattaaaaagaattagttTAATAGACTTCGAAAAAAGTaatcatttttcataatcatctaggaacttttaatctatcttatatatataattaacattttatatatatacatgtgtatatgatATACTAACTTTAATGCACTTTTATGATTTCTAATAGAATATCGAACATTTTCGAGACACTtatctttcgatatattatttatggaaTATTTGGAATCTATTTGATCCTTTAAAAAGTTTTCCAAACGACATCTGTAATTGTTTCATTAAATTAGTCATGTCATTGAGACTCATAAAATGTTCGATCGAATTGAGTCTTTTCCTTACCCAACTGCTGCAAATATACCACAAATATGTGAATTAAACATCAAAAAGAGTGCATCTCCTGTAATTAACGCTGTTATAGAAATCGCTATACTTATACTCATGTGAAAATAAACTgggaaaaaatgtttatccTCGTCGATGAAATATTCGCCTTTAAATATTGGTTTTAAAGGACGGGATTCATTCAAAGGTACGACGATATCCATGACAAGTGGAAAAATTGGTAGCAAAAGAAACATggtcatacatacatatatgtacacttgaaagaaacaatatgtattattattaacaatatgcAATATATTAGAGAGAAATGACTTCATTGTTTGCAGCAAATTAAAATCTTACTTGTATAacataaagtaaataatttagtCTCTTTTCCAAATTTATGCATAATTTCCAACTCTTCTTTCGTCCTACATAATTTCCAATTGTGTATTAAATGATCCAAAAGTTGTTTTATCTATGAAGAGAACCAATGATCTTCAAATTAAAatgtagattattttttaatgataatacatttgtaatagaaaaattaatgcgTAATTCGcagtcgagaaaaaaaattattattgaagtaatatattaaaataatcaaaaaggattctatacgtatataaaaatgaacttACTTTCTCTGTATTTAATCGAACGGTAAAGTATTTAACGATGCAAACCGATACTGCAGACAAAGGTGCCATAGATTCGATAAGAATATCGATGTTTCcgtaataagtaataaacaataatacctATAGCTAATAGTATGTAATCGGAACTTAATAAACACACAAAGAGAGATGTTATAGAAAGATACATTACTGTTATTACCTGTGTGGAGAAGAAACTAAATAATGAGAAGGACACAATAAAATTGCGTAAACGACGTTCACTGGATTTCTGATAGGGCCATTGTcctataaatgataataatttcttagtCAGCCTGTAGTAGGGGTGATCGAAAGTGTCCATTTCAAAAGCACGAAGtattctaaaataatcgaaggaagaaggaaaaagatcttTCCTCTATGTGAAGGTCgtcataaaataatcaaagagGTTTCTGCATCCAAAAATATGATTCTATAGTACTAAAGACAAGAGAACATATATCAATCATTCCTCTATTGTGTTTGGTATGCAAATAAGATATGTTTTTGAAGAACGAAACTTCGATGGAATGGTATATAATTTCCTTAGATAGAATGTTAGATACAAtgctatataattttcttggtATCAAGCGTCGAATGTATAGGAACAAGTGGTTGTCatggaattttttattcaattcgaTTCGATACTGATTCTTGTCcagtgtacatatgtatctattggTTACTAGTCTCTTAGAACTGTCATTTTATTGTGCTTTCTATTtcgtgttctttttcttcgtaagaaaaatatcttactCCGaggtaaattcttttttttcgtttctgtaTAAAATCTCGTATTGCAATTGTAAAATTGTGAATATTCTAatcttgttaattttttttttctttttttacatacaaTTTAATACTCACAGatgataatgaataaaatatctatgagACTTAAAAAAATAGTTATCACGTATAATTTAGTACGAGaatgtaataaatgaaataattattattcgtgaATACAAaggtaatatattttagaactataaattattaatattgttattatattgataACTATTGAACCGATGAAATTACCATAAAATATGAAGTAGCAGTTTGCaaaatcttaaaataaaaaaagtaatattaataattattaaatatattttacttattgtaatttatatttacgattATATAGTTTCTACCATAGCAAATGTTTCTAaacagaatataaatatttttccagCAGTCAAGTAAGATGGTTTCAAACTTTTTCGTATTATCAGTATCAGTAATTTATGTATTGACAATGGTGCTTCATACCAGAGTCCGCTATATCTATAAACGAATATACAATTTGTATTGcaaatagaatatttctataaaaattaatattatacatacgctttaatatgtatatcggTGCTATAATCTATCATTCTTTGACCAGGATAACACATGCAGAAAAGATGAACCAATTGAGCAACTgcaaaattgaaatatctgAACGATTCTGCTCTATTTTCCACAACTATCAACATCTATACATagagaatacaaaaatattagaagTATTACCtaacaacaaagaaaaaaaaaaggaagaaattaacAATTACTTCGAACAAAGAGATACTCATGCATATCAAACTCAAGCCAGCTTGCAGAAGTAATGACAACGAGTAAAAGGACTCGATGAGTTCGGCAAATcttcccaaaaaaaaaaggagaaccaT
This genomic window contains:
- the LOC127070543 gene encoding uncharacterized protein LOC127070543, encoding MDSFDHPYYKLNKRLLLLVGQWPYQESSERRFRIFIVSFSLFSFLFTQIFLFFTCNGDIEIIIESMAPVSAVMVGIIKYYTLQFNRDKIKQLLNHLIHNWKLCRTKEELEIMHEFGKETKLFTFWYTIAQLVHLFCMCYPGQRMIDYSTDIHIKAFAELIESFYSVSLLLQAGLSLICMSISLFEMLIVVENRAEAFRYFNFAVAQLLHLFCMCYPGQRMIDYSTDIRIKAYNGLWYEAPLSIHKLLILVIRKSLEPSYLTAGKIFIFCLETFATILQTATSYFMVHTLIKNQYRVGLNNKFYDNYSFLYIGRLTSRKLYTIWSNIGQWPYQDKFDRVFRMCFVISLLISFGVTQISLLYTNGNVDTLIEIIPPITSLITIISKYSMFYISRNNIKNLFERIIKHWKLWESKEEIDIMREYSEEGQLLTFLYTSYIYSCMTLFLLMPFFPCIMDVIVPLNDSRPLRPIFKSEYFIDEDQHFFPIYFHMSIVIVIGITVLISADILLLVFNSHVCGIFTAVGFRLEHLLKSQTDLTTLLDHRSRRICFEHIIRTIEIHKRALEFAELIESSYSFFLLFQVGSSLVCMSLSLYQILIVLKKSSEAFRYIAFAAAQLVHIFCMCYPGQKIIDYSSDICIKAYSGLWYEAPIEIHRLILLVIRRSLQPCYLTAGKAFIFCLESFSTIVQTSTSYFMVISSNTLLTIGKYWKLEKKWISCTNLPAKGNFSRSDTYMKTLLNDIIIDWKIWNTEKEVEIMKMYAKEGRFYILMYTGYVYFTSIVFFSIAFVPRLMDVIQPLNESRPLKLPILCEYFLDQDEHFYLLYFHLLISLLITVTALIAVDTQLMIFTFHVCSVFAVVGYRLENFLKDAYGIENWTNDQCKKYTENLVFSIKGHKRAIEFANCIESTFSYSLLIQCGVNITCMTISLYQITNEWGEELPEVLRYATFIVAQLFHIFYTCYVGQMMIDHSVNISEKAYNSMWYEAPKEINKLLLLIMKKSIEPSNLTAGKIFIFCIESFSSILRTSTSYFMVLSSVH
- the LOC127070494 gene encoding uncharacterized protein LOC127070494 produces the protein MAPLSAVSVCIVKYFTVRLNTEKIKQLLDHLIHNWKLCRTKEELEIMHKFGKETKLFTLCYTMYIYVCMTMFLLLPIFPLVMDIVVPLNESRPLKPIFKGEYFIDEDKHFFPVYFHMSISIAISITALITGDALFLMFNSHICGIFAAVGCRLENFLKDQIDSKYSINNISKDKCLENVRYSIRNHKSALKLVYHIHMYIYKMLIIYIR